One segment of Leptidea sinapis chromosome 33, ilLepSina1.1, whole genome shotgun sequence DNA contains the following:
- the LOC126974651 gene encoding uncharacterized protein LOC126974651 isoform X2, giving the protein MKAWSAHEQDTTLPCCRTLHVKHAAYVSALYTLNISILVVLLYSWRIGVNAKKYKELDDVYYGVQIAYFAIIGTQMFMIVLSIFLFYGIYKENIAFLVPWVVGCMTFMALEAMAVVYSNILRDHVNKQFDAMCKAEISFLIPRLILNCLSIWCVLRLYHLLRVGVSWKGAAPIEL; this is encoded by the exons ATGAAAGCGTGGTCAGCACATGAGCAGGACACAACATTGCCATGCTGTCGCACGCTGCACGTCAAGCATGCTGCATATGTAAGCGCATTGTATACTTTG aatatatctatattagtGGTTCTGCTGTATAGTTGGAGAATCGGAGTTAATGCTAAGAAATATAAAGAACTAGATGATGTGTATTATG GTGTTCAAATTGCGTATTTCGCAATTATCGGCACACAGATGTTCATGATCGTTCTCagcatatttctattttatggAATTTATAAA gaaAATATAGCTTTCCTAGTGCCATGGGTGGTCGGGTGCATGACGTTCATGGCACTTGAAGCTATGGCGGTGGTGTACTCGAATATCTTGAGAGATCATGTTAACaag CAGTTCGACGCAATGTGCAAAGCAGAGATATCGTTTTTGATACcaagattaattttaaat TGCCTCTCTATCTGGTGTGTGTTGCGACTCTACCATCTTCTGAGGGTCGGTGTGAGTTGGAAAGGTGCAGCCCCAATCGAGCTGTGA
- the LOC126974651 gene encoding uncharacterized protein LOC126974651 isoform X1 — protein MKTVFKVVVPSFKRQMKAWSAHEQDTTLPCCRTLHVKHAAYVSALYTLNISILVVLLYSWRIGVNAKKYKELDDVYYGVQIAYFAIIGTQMFMIVLSIFLFYGIYKENIAFLVPWVVGCMTFMALEAMAVVYSNILRDHVNKQFDAMCKAEISFLIPRLILNCLSIWCVLRLYHLLRVGVSWKGAAPIEL, from the exons ATGAAAGCGTGGTCAGCACATGAGCAGGACACAACATTGCCATGCTGTCGCACGCTGCACGTCAAGCATGCTGCATATGTAAGCGCATTGTATACTTTG aatatatctatattagtGGTTCTGCTGTATAGTTGGAGAATCGGAGTTAATGCTAAGAAATATAAAGAACTAGATGATGTGTATTATG GTGTTCAAATTGCGTATTTCGCAATTATCGGCACACAGATGTTCATGATCGTTCTCagcatatttctattttatggAATTTATAAA gaaAATATAGCTTTCCTAGTGCCATGGGTGGTCGGGTGCATGACGTTCATGGCACTTGAAGCTATGGCGGTGGTGTACTCGAATATCTTGAGAGATCATGTTAACaag CAGTTCGACGCAATGTGCAAAGCAGAGATATCGTTTTTGATACcaagattaattttaaat TGCCTCTCTATCTGGTGTGTGTTGCGACTCTACCATCTTCTGAGGGTCGGTGTGAGTTGGAAAGGTGCAGCCCCAATCGAGCTGTGA